Below is a window of Mycolicibacterium rhodesiae NBB3 DNA.
CAACCTTTTTCACGTCAGGCTTGTCCCCGAACTCGGCGACGATATCGATGGGGGGAAGCACCTGGGTGATGATCTTGGTCGGCAGCGGAATGTTGATCGGCAACACCACGCTGACACCGAACGGGAAGCCGAAGGTGACCGGCAGAATGTTGGTCCGAAAGAGGTTGCGCTCCAATGCGGTCAGCCGGAGTGCCCGCGCCAGCCGTCGTCCCCTGGTCAAGTAGAACTGGTTCTCCTGCCCGCCGATTGAAACCGCGGGAACGATCGGGACGCCGGCCTGGATGGCGGTGGTCACATAACCGGTACGCCCACCGAAGCCGATGACATACTCCTGCTTTGTGGGCCGGTAGGCGTCGTAGTCGCCGCCTGGAAAAACCAGCACAAGGCCTCCAGCGGCGAGCGCCCCTGCGGCGTGCTCGGGGGTGGCCCGGATGACACCGGTGCGCTCGAAAAAGTCAGCCATCGGCCCATGAAACAAGTTGTCGTGTCCGAGCGCATACAGCGGACGTCCGTATCCGAACCTGCGGTAGTAATCCACCGCGATCACCGACATGTCGATGGTCATGAGGCCACCGGAATGGTTCGCCACCATCAGCGCCGCCCCGGGCGGAACGTGTTCCAAGCCCAGCACCTCGGAGCGGAAATAGCTCTTTACGACCGGGCGGGTGAGGTCGACGACGTAACGGGTGAGGCGGCGATCCCACTTGTCCACGGCCGCGCTCACGGTGCTGTCCGCCCGAGCCCGAAGTGCCGGTAACCGGTGCCGGTCAGCAGTGCCGCGAGCGGCACGATCATGATCGCCGCCCCCCACCCAGGGTCGGTCTGCGCCCAGCCGCATCCCGGGAACAAGCAGACACGCCGCGAGAGCCGCCGCGCTGATGATGCCGACCACCGCCGTGCCCCGGCCGTCCGCCATCCCTAAATTCTGCCGAAGTCGAAGCGATCGTGGTGCGCGATGCTGCAAGTTGCGCTCAGACGAGGAGCCCAAAGACCCTTGCTGCGCACTCTCCTCGGGCGGATTCTCGGCTAAGCCGCCGAATCCGACCCCCAGGAGCGCAACATGACACCAATCATCGGCCAGAGCGCTGCTGCCCACACCGTGGCCGGGCGCGACGGCTCCGCCAAGTAACCGCTGCGATTCTGGTCCCCGGTCGACTGCCCGTGACGCTGCCTCGCCTTCGCGTGTTCAGGTGGGTGCCGAACATGATCGACAGCTTCGGGGAGCAGGCATTTTTCTACGGGCGCTCATTGCAGTCGATCCCGAACGCGGTCAGGCTCTATCGTCGGGAAACAGCACGGCTGGTCGCCGAGATGGCCTTCGGGACAGGCGGGTTGCTTGTCGTGGGAGGAACCGTCGGCGTGAGCGCGCTGCTGACGTTGGCCTCGGGCGGCGTCATCGCCGTGCAGGGCTACTCGTCGCTCGGTGATATCGGAATCGAGGCTCTGACCGGTTTCCTTTCGGCTTTCATCAACATCCGGATCGTCGCGCCGGTGATCGCGGGAATCGCTTTGGCGGCCACCATCGGCGCGGGGACCACCGCACAACTCGGAGCGATGCGCATTGCCGAAGAGATCGACGCACTCGAGGTCATGGCGGTGCGCTCACTGTCCTACTTGGTGGCAACCAGGATGATTGCAGGATTCATCGTCATTGTCCCGATCTACTCGGTCGCCACACTCGCGTCGTTCTTCTCCGCCCGCTTCATCACCATCTATCTCAGCGGACAATCGCGGGGCCTCTACGACCATTACTTC
It encodes the following:
- a CDS encoding 1-acyl-sn-glycerol-3-phosphate acyltransferase produces the protein MSAAVDKWDRRLTRYVVDLTRPVVKSYFRSEVLGLEHVPPGAALMVANHSGGLMTIDMSVIAVDYYRRFGYGRPLYALGHDNLFHGPMADFFERTGVIRATPEHAAGALAAGGLVLVFPGGDYDAYRPTKQEYVIGFGGRTGYVTTAIQAGVPIVPAVSIGGQENQFYLTRGRRLARALRLTALERNLFRTNILPVTFGFPFGVSVVLPINIPLPTKIITQVLPPIDIVAEFGDKPDVKKVDAHIRAVMQHALVALARKRRLPVLG
- a CDS encoding ABC transporter permease, producing MIDSFGEQAFFYGRSLQSIPNAVRLYRRETARLVAEMAFGTGGLLVVGGTVGVSALLTLASGGVIAVQGYSSLGDIGIEALTGFLSAFINIRIVAPVIAGIALAATIGAGTTAQLGAMRIAEEIDALEVMAVRSLSYLVATRMIAGFIVIVPIYSVATLASFFSARFITIYLSGQSRGLYDHYFNTFLIPVDLLWSFVQAIVMSIAVMLVHTYYGYNAKGGPIGVGVATGDAVRTSLIVVVVITLFISLSVYGTSGKFTLSG